From Aerosticca soli, a single genomic window includes:
- a CDS encoding SixA phosphatase family protein codes for MHELMLLRHAEAEPGKDDRARSLSMRGRDEAAAAGRWLKAHRRLPERVLCSPAMRTVQTAELVLDIAAPELAIELSEAIYEATPGELLALLDQHADAGSVLLIGHNPGLERLVALMVEGRSDDFRGMPPAGIAVLHLDDALEPGRARLDAFWSP; via the coding sequence ATGCACGAGTTGATGCTGTTGCGTCATGCCGAGGCCGAGCCCGGCAAGGATGACCGCGCCCGCAGCTTGAGCATGCGTGGCCGCGACGAGGCCGCGGCGGCGGGCCGCTGGCTGAAGGCGCATCGCCGCCTGCCCGAACGGGTGCTGTGCTCGCCGGCCATGCGCACCGTGCAGACCGCCGAGCTGGTACTCGACATCGCCGCGCCGGAGCTCGCCATCGAGCTGTCCGAGGCGATCTACGAAGCCACCCCCGGCGAGCTGCTCGCCCTGCTCGACCAGCATGCCGACGCCGGCAGCGTGCTGCTGATCGGCCACAACCCGGGGCTCGAGCGGCTGGTCGCGCTGATGGTCGAAGGGCGCTCGGACGATTTCCGCGGCATGCCGCCGGCCGGCATCGCCGTACTGCATCTGGATGACGCCCTGGAACCGGGCCGTGCCCGACTGGACGCGTTCTGGTCCCCCTAG